In Rhodamnia argentea isolate NSW1041297 chromosome 1, ASM2092103v1, whole genome shotgun sequence, the genomic window TTAATGTCCTTCCTTGATGAATTTCAAGCAGGTGAGTGCCCATCTCGAATTCCCCCGTCCTTTTGCATCCTTCCCATTGCCCCGGTGAAACCCTAATCTTTGATTTTTCCCGGCGTCGGCAATTCGCAAGTCATGAAATGGGTTTGCTTGTGTTTGTTTTTATCTCGGTGAATTGAAGCACGTTGCTGTCGACTAAATTGGAGTGGCCCATTTTCTGTGCAGACCTTGAAGCGTTGCCTAACATACTGCAGAAGAAGTACGCGCTGTTGCGTGATCTCGATAAGAGTTTAGAGGGTACTTTCAGTCATCATTTGCTCGGTCACATTCTATTCTGATTGTTGTGGCAAGTATGATTATTGGGTTTCTTGGGGAGGTCCTATAAAGAGAGAACCTTCAAAGCTAAGTGGTTGTTGGGTTTGTCAGGTCAACTTTTAAACTTGGGATTAATGGAAACACAATTAGGAGATGCAATGGAGTTGTTAGTGTCATCAGCTACTGGTGCCAGCTGAAATAAGTGTAAACTTCAAATGAGTCATCGAAGGGCATTCTTTATCGTCATGTCTTTGATGTTCTTTTGTAGGTGAAGTTATAGAATTAAACGATTCTGTAATTTCCATTTGGTAGACGCTTGGCGTATGTTATTGCATGAAAGAGACGATGAATTGTAAGCTTTTATGGTTTTGTGAAGTATTATGTgaccttctccttttcttttttgaatacGATCAGACCTCAAAAGACAGAATGAGCAACGTTGTGAGCAAGAAATTGAGGAAATTAAGCAGGGTGTTAAGTCAGGTAACACGTTCTCAGATGAAGTGCTAGACGAGCAAAAGCATAGCATAAGGATTGCCGATGAGAAGGTTGCTTTGGCTGTCCATGCGTATGATTTGGTATATAACAGTTTTTAGCCTTTGTTTATTCAAATGATGCTGCTTGTTTTGCTTCTGATTTGGTGCACTGACTATTCTTGAATAATTTTTGGTGCTCATGCTTCCAGTACATTTCTTAgttattgattttatttttctccagAGATACAAGTTATGCATTTCATGTATACCGGCTCCCTGCTTCTGTAGTTATGCGTACTTTTTGTTGCATGGAAGTAATATTGCATCCTTGTGGAGATCAATGCCTCATGATCTGAGAACTTCATAGCTCATTGGTAACAGGACAAAGTGCCCACACTTATGATTCAGATAATAGTCTCTCTATAGGATGGTAAATATCAAGGATGTATTTTCTCTCATGCAGGAGCAAACACACGCTAATATTTGCATGATGGGAGTGGGATTTCATTCTTGAGTCATCTCTTCACGTGCCTATGAAGAGACAATCAAGCATGAGCCATCAGATTtggcagggaaaaaaaaaagaagaagcatgaGCCATGAGCAAAAATTTAGTCAAATGTTACGTTGTGCTCTAGAGAGCTCATGGTTAAGGGTTGCTGCCTTCATGGCTTATATGCATATTGAATCGAGAATTCAACTCGGCCGCATGGCAATGAAGAGAGCTAGCATGAACCATGTGTGGAAATGTTAATAAAATCCACTTCATGCTTTGGAGAGGTCCATATTCACAAAACGTCTCATGGCTAAGGCTTGCTGTCTCCACTGCATACCTATTGCTTATCATGGTTTTGTGATGTCTGTTAAACAATACTGgatattgattgtgatttgttTCTCTTATCAAAGTTGAACATTTTTAATTGGCTAAACAGTCATCATAtctggtctttttttttattttgttgcccTTTGTCTGGCCATGACGTTGTCTGGAACTTCTTTTAAGTTTTTGTTCCTTGAAATCTGGCTGACCATGCATATGTTCAACCCGAATCAGGTAGATACACACATACAACAGTTGGATCAATATCTGAAGAAGTTCAATGAGGAGCTCCGACGTGGTATTTAATTAGCTCTACTAATTAATACATTTCATCCATTTCTATTCATACATTTTGCAAGGTTTTTACCTGGAGTTTCTACTTTTTCTACTATATGCTTATTGCTATTGTCTTGTACTGAATATCTTTTCAATGCAACCGCTGATGGCTGCAGATAAAGAGAGTGTTCCTCCGGAGGGCATATCTAGTTCCGGTGTCGATGCTCCCCCGAAGTCTGGCAGGGGTAGCGAATCTGGTAGAGGAGGACGCAAGAAGTATCTTTCTTTACTATAGATAtctctttgttgactctggaagTTGTGGGGTATATGCTCTGTCATTTCTGACTCATGACCGCTATTAAGCTCCCTCGCTCCCCCGCAACGAACGCACACTAACAAGCACACACTCCCCACCACAAGGAGTCACCCTAGGGGGGGTTGGTGGGGAGGGATtaatgagagagagaagttaACAGCTGCAGCATTGGAGAACCTCTCATATGAAAAGGGAACGCCTTATGCATGAAGAGGACTTAGTAGTAATGTGAAAAGCACAGAGTTGATGGAAAATTCCTCATTAGGATCTGTTGGGGAGGGATtaatgagagagagaagttaTCAGCTGCAGTGTTGGAGAACCTCCTGTATGAAAAGGGAATGCCTTGTGCATGAAGAGGACTTAGTGGTAATGTGAAAAGCACAAAGTTGATGGAAAATTCCTCGTTAGGATCTGTATCTGACCTCCCATATAGATTTGCGTTGGTGTTGGTGGATAGACAAAGAATTAATCATTGCTGGTAGTTCACTTGAACCCTATAAAGTCAGAACATAATTTGCATAAATTGAAGCTAAAATTTAGGCTTTAGCACGGACTTCGGCATCTGTCTCACCGAATACAGCCATACTAATGCTATTTGTACATTGTATCTCATCCTTGTAAAGCGGTCTTAACACTTGGATGGGCTGAAGATGGAACTTTGATTCCTTGTACTCCCGTGCTAGTCCATGAGGGCGAGCTTTGGTGCGATGGTATGGTTTGAGTCGTGAGACAACCTGTTACCAAAAAGCAACACAAAGGCTACATACCTTTGCTGACCCTCATATATGGGGAGCCCCCTGCCAGAGGTTCTTTATGTGTCCTATGCTTGTTGTATTTGAAGATTGGCCGTAAGTTTTAGGCCGTCATGTTCCTGATGTTATAATGTTGGCGGAACTACTAATGGAGTTGAGATTGGAATGAGATGGGAATACGCTATCCTGAGCATCATcgacttcattctttttttcgaaTGAATCTGCTGTACAAATTGCTGTGTTTGAATAGCTTTCCcctattttttctttatgaGAAAAATACTTCGTATTAAATCTTCATCTGCATGCGTCTGGTCTAGTTAAGGATATTTCAGTGCTTTTTATGGGTAGTAACTGATGATTTGTTAGTGGGCATGGTCAGCCATGAGGAGTGACACTTGTTTATGGTGGCCATTTACTTGCACAGGACTCGCCTGGCTACTGCAGCAGCAACAGAAACCACTAATGCAGCTTCCACAAATCCTCCCGGTATGGAATTGGATATACCCATAGACCCTAATGAGCCCACGTACTGTTTTTGCAACCAAGTTAGCTTCGGAGAAATGGTCGCGTGTGACAATCCCGATGTATGGCTTCGAGCTTCTGATTATGTTTCACTTTTGCTTCCTCCCTCCTGCTAGTTATATCCACTGTCTAGTATTCGATCGACTTCTGGTCTTCAGAATATCTGAtgtgctttcttcttctttgacagTGCAAGATAGAGTGGTTCCATTATGGCTGCGTCGGACTGAAAGATGTGCCGAAAGGAAAATGGTATTGTTCGGACTGTGCAGGTCTGAAGAGTCGCAAGAAAGGACGACGATGATGATATAGATTGATGAAGAGCTTGTTTCCAGTGTAACTTAGGATTTGTACATTCTGTACTAAATCTTCAGCTTTAGCCGGTAGTTGTGGTTTTAGTTGGATGAAATTGAATCCTAACCTTGTTGTCACATTTTGTAAAAGTTTGTCTGAGAAAACTAGCTGACCTTGTTGTACTTATTGCCAATGCAAAAACCAAATCTTTGACAGAAAAAGGGGCTACCGTTCTTATGCCATTCGAagactgagtttttttttttttttgggggtcgaaaTTTTGAAGACTGAGTTCACAAGCAACAAGCAGTACAAGAGTCCATCCAATCTTATACATGGAAAacgaaaatgaaagagaaactaGGATGCTATGATCTTTTTTAGTGCTTTTCAGCTAATTTGATGAACATCTCCTTTTTTAGCCCTGAAGTGGTCCAAGGCGCTCTCATAATCTGGAAGGCTTGACTTGATCACTGAAACTTGCTTAAAAGTTCTCCATCCATTCGTGCAAAAGAGGGAATGTTTCGGCCTTTTCACGAACTTCACTCATACCATGTCTTCCATGGCCGGCGAGGTGTGAATGGTCCATCCCAGGGCAATGTCCGCCGTTGTTACCTTCCGGCTTTCAAAAAACTTTTTGTTTCTGCTAAGGCCGTTCTTTTCTGTTGTTTTGAAGGTGTCCAACGGCATTAAATTATGAGTTATAGGTCAGAACGATTATAATAATAAGGAGCTCTGAAGGCGAGGTTGATTTCCCTTGCATAAATTTAGTGAGAGTTGATACCGTTCTCCTAATAAGGCCATGACAGGcttaaattaaattttgtatCGAATTGGACTGTACATGTCTCATTCGAGGGATTAAATGCCCGGAATAAATTGGGCATGGTACAATCTAATACATGGATTCGATATCTTTGAGAGCAATTATGGAAGGAATTGTGATCTGGTGTTCTTTCatgattttttcttaattttctttgatACGACGAAAGAAAGTCTGCGACCGATATTTCGCCCGCCCTAAACAATTACGGAGATCTTATGGCGAATTGGATTGTATCGCACCAAAGACTTGCTTATGCAGACAATAATTTCAGCTATGTACtcgtagctcaaaccctttcAATTGGAGAGCCTAGATGACCCTATGGGATAATGGACTCGACCATAACTATGGCCtcatttggttcagcattgtaAATGAGCATTGAgactctaaagtcccttggccaaatacaaatagtgtttggttcattttttgactgactttggggagatgcaatcgcatttcaaatgctctccaaagtcctctagaggtactttgggctaaaggacttttgcgaaatgcaactaatttttttttattttaattttgtcaccgcTGCCGCCCACCGCCATCACCTATCGGCCGCCGGTTGCTAgttgccgccgccgtcgccggtcGCGGGTGGCCACGTgtgccggtcgccgccgcctttttttcaaaaagaaaaaatattttacaaagttcatttttcaccaaacaacatttacttcaaagttgctttctaaatgtgtttttaaaatacactttactaaaacactacttgcattttgaaaagggcctttaacccaaaggtatttgcattttctcaaagtctcttggccaaatgttgaaccaaacagggcctatgTAGCTTCACATCATCCTCCATTGATGGTGAGAAAGAGCTGCAAGTTCATTGTGGAATCGACTTTATAAATATATAAGTTAAAGAATAATTTTAGCATACATCGGCAAACatcaaaatttgtttttacAGCCCTTTTTGATCGGTGaaatacgattttttttttcgcaccTTCCTTGCATTATATCAGTAGTCATCCAATTATGGCCTTACTTCTTTACATTCATGTAAGCcgcaattttttcttcttctaatttttcaatcaaatttgaCTTCATTTTACTAATCTCATTTCAATCGCAACGTCTCGATAGATGACTAACTACAAGCTTTGATATTCACGACATTCAACTCCTAATTCGAGCATAAATTAGAATAGAACGAGAGAAGAGTCAAGGGGGGGGTCGGATTTCTCCAATTTCGAAATTGGTCACAAAGATTTGGGTGATTAGTAGT contains:
- the LOC115743416 gene encoding PHD finger protein ING1 isoform X1, with product MSFLDEFQADLEALPNILQKKYALLRDLDKSLEDLKRQNEQRCEQEIEEIKQGVKSGNTFSDEVLDEQKHSIRIADEKVALAVHAYDLVDTHIQQLDQYLKKFNEELRRDKESVPPEGISSSGVDAPPKSGRGSESGRGGRKKTRLATAAATETTNAASTNPPGMELDIPIDPNEPTYCFCNQVSFGEMVACDNPDCKIEWFHYGCVGLKDVPKGKWYCSDCAGLKSRKKGRR
- the LOC115743416 gene encoding PHD finger protein ING1 isoform X2 yields the protein MSFLDEFQADLEALPNILQKKYALLRDLDKSLEDLKRQNEQRCEQEIEEIKQGVKSGNTFSDEVLDEQKHSIRIADEKVALAVHAYDLVDTHIQQLDQYLKKFNEELRRDKESVPPEGISSSGVDAPPKSGRGSESGRGGRKKTRLATAAATETTNAASTNPPVQDRVVPLWLRRTERCAERKMVLFGLCRSEESQERTTMMI
- the LOC115743416 gene encoding PHD finger protein ING1 isoform X3, which gives rise to MSFLDEFQADLEALPNILQKKYALLRDLDKSLEDLKRQNEQRCEQEIEEIKQGVKSGNTFSDEVLDEQKHSIRIADEKVALAVHAYDLVDTHIQQLDQYLKKFNEELRRDKESVPPEGISSSGVDAPPKSGRGSESGLAWLLQQQQKPLMQLPQILPCKIEWFHYGCVGLKDVPKGKWYCSDCAGLKSRKKGRR